One segment of Comamonas thiooxydans DNA contains the following:
- a CDS encoding amidohydrolase family protein: MSTSSLLLQNVRPMGQPACDLLIEHGRIAAIGTSLNTPEGTERIDGLGQLLLPGLIESHTHLDKTLWGQDWYVNEVGNQLVDKINNERAYRAQAQHDSASQSLRMAREFLALGTTRIRSHADVDTEIGTRHVAGLLQTRADMAPWQDIQVVAFPQSGLLQRKGTAQLLDESLAMGADVLGGLDPCAIDLDPAQSLNVLFEIAERHNKPLDIHLHEPGDMGAFSLKLILDRTEAHGLQNKVVISHGFCLGDVNDAQCSALLARMARLGVSLVTSAPPSRIVPPLGACQRAGVLMAGGNDGIRDTWSPYGRPDMLERAMFIGMRYNLRRDDEVEQALHCVTHTGAEVCGFADYGLAPGNRADLVLVPAQTPAHAVAARPVRSLVIANGQIVARDGKLLLEQP; the protein is encoded by the coding sequence GTGAGCACTTCCAGCCTTTTACTGCAGAACGTTCGCCCCATGGGCCAGCCAGCCTGCGACCTGTTAATCGAGCACGGCCGTATTGCGGCCATCGGCACCTCTCTGAATACACCCGAGGGTACTGAGCGCATCGATGGCCTGGGTCAGTTGCTACTGCCCGGCCTTATCGAATCCCACACCCACCTGGACAAGACGCTCTGGGGCCAGGACTGGTACGTCAACGAGGTGGGCAACCAGTTGGTCGACAAGATCAACAACGAGCGTGCCTACCGTGCCCAGGCCCAGCACGACAGTGCGAGCCAGTCGCTGCGCATGGCTCGCGAGTTTCTCGCGTTGGGCACCACGCGCATCCGCAGCCACGCCGACGTGGATACGGAAATTGGCACCCGGCATGTGGCGGGCCTGCTGCAGACCCGCGCGGACATGGCGCCCTGGCAAGACATTCAGGTGGTGGCGTTCCCGCAATCGGGCCTGCTGCAGCGCAAAGGCACGGCACAGTTGCTGGATGAATCCCTGGCCATGGGGGCTGACGTGCTGGGCGGTCTGGACCCCTGTGCCATCGACCTGGACCCGGCTCAGTCGCTGAACGTGCTGTTCGAGATCGCCGAGCGCCACAACAAGCCGCTCGACATCCACCTGCACGAGCCCGGTGACATGGGAGCCTTCTCGCTCAAGCTGATTCTGGACCGTACCGAAGCCCACGGCCTGCAAAACAAGGTGGTTATCAGCCACGGTTTCTGCCTGGGCGATGTGAACGATGCCCAGTGCAGCGCGCTGCTGGCACGCATGGCCAGGCTGGGAGTCTCGCTGGTCACCAGTGCGCCGCCTTCGCGCATCGTGCCGCCACTGGGCGCTTGCCAGCGCGCCGGCGTGCTGATGGCTGGTGGCAACGACGGTATCCGCGATACCTGGTCGCCCTATGGCCGCCCAGACATGCTGGAACGCGCCATGTTCATCGGCATGCGCTACAACTTGCGCCGCGACGATGAAGTGGAACAAGCTCTGCACTGTGTCACCCACACGGGTGCTGAGGTCTGCGGCTTCGCCGACTATGGCCTCGCACCCGGAAACCGAGCCGATCTGGTGCTGGTGCCCGCTCAAACTCCCGCCCACGCCGTAGCCGCTCGCCCCGTCCGCTCACTGGTCATCGCCAACGGCCAGATCGTGGCCCGCGACGGCAAATTGCTGTTGGAGCAACCGTAA
- a CDS encoding tripartite tricarboxylate transporter substrate binding protein: MGQFPAFPLKALAALSLAGTSVLAHAAWPDRPISLVVGFTAGGSADTLARTIAEPLSRRLGVPVIVDNVAGAGGTIATQRVVRAKPNGNTIILASNSEIVLARHFNNAIAYDGTKDLRPVTLVGVMPMVLVAGPKVPVTSVEAMLARAKTQAGADTFASSGIGTALHIAGEMLNQQAKVSIQHVPYKGAVPMLTDIIGGNVDYGYFMVPSVLGFLKEGKVKPLGTTSKTNCEVLNGIPAMSASKALPNYDFGVWTGIFAPKGVADTVVTRLSTEINAVMREPQVIKMLDQACIGQSGGTPADFAKLILTDAQKMRQIATPEIGAVR; the protein is encoded by the coding sequence ATGGGGCAATTTCCCGCTTTTCCTCTCAAAGCCCTGGCGGCCCTGTCGCTAGCTGGTACATCTGTCTTAGCCCACGCCGCATGGCCTGACCGCCCCATCTCCCTGGTGGTGGGTTTCACCGCCGGTGGATCCGCCGACACTCTGGCGCGCACGATCGCCGAGCCGCTGTCCCGCCGCCTGGGCGTGCCGGTGATCGTGGACAACGTGGCCGGCGCTGGCGGCACCATCGCCACCCAGCGTGTGGTGCGTGCCAAACCAAACGGCAACACCATCATCCTGGCATCCAACAGCGAAATCGTGCTGGCCCGCCACTTCAACAACGCCATTGCCTACGATGGCACCAAGGACCTGCGCCCGGTCACGCTGGTAGGTGTCATGCCCATGGTGCTGGTCGCCGGTCCCAAGGTGCCAGTCACCTCGGTCGAGGCCATGCTCGCGCGCGCCAAGACCCAGGCTGGTGCTGACACCTTCGCGTCCTCCGGCATTGGCACGGCCTTGCACATTGCCGGTGAAATGCTGAACCAGCAGGCCAAGGTGTCGATACAGCACGTCCCCTACAAGGGCGCCGTACCCATGCTGACCGACATCATCGGCGGCAATGTGGATTACGGCTACTTCATGGTGCCTTCGGTGCTGGGTTTCCTCAAAGAGGGCAAGGTCAAGCCATTGGGCACCACCTCGAAGACCAACTGCGAAGTCCTGAATGGCATCCCCGCCATGTCGGCGAGCAAGGCCCTGCCCAACTATGACTTCGGCGTATGGACCGGCATCTTCGCCCCCAAGGGGGTGGCGGACACTGTGGTGACACGTCTGAGCACCGAGATCAATGCAGTGATGCGCGAACCCCAAGTCATCAAAATGCTCGACCAAGCATGCATTGGCCAATCGGGCGGTACGCCCGCTGATTTCGCCAAGCTGATCCTGACAGACGCCCAGAAGATGCGCCAGATCGCAACGCCCGAAATCGGCGCGGTGCGATAG
- a CDS encoding GntR family transcriptional regulator has product MSASSRRLAPNVPSEEPVADGTGSVDERVYEAISRALLSGKLRPGTPLRERALAEALDCTRGAVRKVLARLGTEKRLILEHNRGAFVPNPTVEEMRSIYRARRIVEAGLVTSLCGRLSSTQIEVLQRHVQAEQQALEEGRRADSIRLAGEFHLVLAQMAGSDELLSYIQRLVATTELYKALFDSVAATACAPREHQEIINALLGGALDKALAVAMTHLDELEQRVIAGAVVEREVDLVTLLTKEGGAALCANMNA; this is encoded by the coding sequence ATGTCCGCTTCCTCCCGCCGCCTTGCCCCCAATGTCCCCAGCGAAGAGCCTGTAGCCGACGGCACAGGCAGCGTGGACGAGCGCGTCTATGAGGCAATCTCGCGGGCGCTGCTGAGCGGCAAGCTACGGCCCGGCACGCCTTTGCGTGAGCGGGCGCTTGCCGAGGCGCTGGACTGCACCCGTGGTGCCGTACGCAAGGTGCTCGCCCGCTTAGGGACTGAAAAGCGACTGATCCTGGAGCACAACCGTGGCGCCTTTGTGCCCAACCCGACGGTCGAGGAAATGCGCAGCATCTACCGTGCACGGCGCATTGTCGAGGCAGGTCTGGTCACCAGCCTGTGCGGCCGGTTGAGCAGCACGCAGATAGAGGTGCTGCAGCGCCATGTGCAGGCGGAACAACAGGCGCTGGAGGAAGGGCGCCGAGCAGACTCTATCCGGCTGGCCGGTGAGTTCCATCTGGTGCTGGCGCAAATGGCGGGCAGCGATGAGTTGCTGTCATACATACAACGTTTGGTGGCCACTACCGAGTTGTACAAAGCCTTATTCGACAGCGTGGCCGCGACCGCATGTGCCCCCCGTGAGCACCAGGAGATCATCAACGCCTTGCTGGGTGGTGCACTCGATAAAGCGTTGGCCGTGGCCATGACTCACCTGGATGAGCTGGAGCAGCGGGTGATCGCTGGCGCGGTGGTCGAGCGCGAAGTTGATCTGGTGACCTTGCTGACTAAAGAAGGCGGGGCGGCTCTCTGCGCCAATATGAACGCATAG
- a CDS encoding LysR family transcriptional regulator → MKKLPDLEAWAIFAKIAETGSFARAASDFSLSQATVSKAVNRLEKRMKTTLFHRTSRRISLTESGLAALEYATRILEEGETVEAVLAEQATKLCGTVRISAPMSFGLSYLAPLLPAFMQANPEVSLDIDFSDEIINLVANRFDLALRISTLADSSMLARRLCTVPIHLVGTPAYFEQHGQPHHPRDLVTHRALQYAYSHQGPNWQFNHKLHGDFSQSMVRPLRVNNAEALTPALLAGIGLALQPEFLIWKELQEGRLVKVMEDWQINPIALHIVTPPGRRRPARVQAMIDYLSQCFSEAPWGKNDQNLSSI, encoded by the coding sequence ATGAAAAAACTGCCAGATTTGGAGGCTTGGGCCATCTTTGCAAAAATCGCTGAGACGGGATCTTTTGCTCGTGCTGCCTCAGATTTTTCACTTTCACAGGCAACCGTTTCCAAGGCAGTTAACCGCCTAGAAAAGCGGATGAAAACTACGCTTTTTCACCGGACCTCGCGCCGTATATCACTCACCGAAAGTGGATTAGCCGCATTGGAGTATGCGACCCGCATACTCGAAGAAGGAGAGACTGTCGAAGCAGTCCTCGCTGAACAAGCAACAAAGCTGTGTGGTACCGTGCGAATCTCCGCACCAATGTCCTTTGGGCTCTCTTACTTAGCGCCCTTGCTTCCCGCTTTCATGCAAGCCAATCCAGAGGTAAGTCTAGACATTGACTTTAGCGACGAAATCATCAATCTCGTTGCCAATCGCTTCGACCTTGCACTGCGTATCTCCACTCTTGCAGACTCCAGCATGTTGGCCCGTCGTTTGTGCACCGTCCCCATTCATTTGGTTGGGACCCCTGCATACTTTGAGCAGCATGGACAGCCACATCATCCTCGGGATCTAGTGACACATCGCGCACTGCAATATGCTTATTCTCATCAAGGACCAAATTGGCAGTTTAATCACAAGCTACACGGAGATTTTTCTCAATCAATGGTGAGGCCTCTGCGCGTAAATAATGCAGAGGCCTTAACTCCTGCGCTGCTGGCAGGGATAGGACTGGCATTACAGCCCGAGTTTCTTATATGGAAGGAACTTCAAGAGGGCCGACTAGTTAAAGTCATGGAAGATTGGCAAATCAATCCCATTGCATTGCACATAGTAACACCTCCAGGACGTAGGCGCCCTGCTCGAGTTCAGGCAATGATCGATTATCTATCACAGTGTTTTAGCGAAGCCCCATGGGGAAAAAATGATCAGAATTTATCCTCAATATGA
- a CDS encoding pirin family protein codes for MIERRPYDSLGGADHGWLESKHHFSFAEYRDPKRMHWGALRVWNDDTIAPGSGFPPHSHADMEIITYVREGAITHRDNLGNLGRTVAGDVQVISAGTGVRHSEYNLEPGVTRIFQIWVLPSQRGERPAWGTKSFPKHNRAGHFVTLASGEKGDEDALPIRADARVLGVTLKAGQRAEYQFADGDRYGYLVLSKGRADVNGVMLDNRDGAAIHGEHTIAVVASEDTELVLVDAIELV; via the coding sequence ATGATCGAACGCCGTCCTTATGACAGCCTTGGTGGTGCTGACCATGGCTGGCTTGAGTCAAAGCATCATTTCTCGTTTGCTGAGTATCGCGACCCCAAGCGCATGCACTGGGGGGCGCTGCGGGTGTGGAATGACGACACCATCGCGCCGGGCTCGGGCTTCCCACCTCACTCGCATGCTGACATGGAAATCATTACTTATGTGCGCGAGGGTGCAATCACCCATCGCGACAACTTGGGCAACCTTGGCCGTACGGTAGCAGGCGACGTACAGGTGATAAGTGCCGGCACGGGGGTGCGCCACTCCGAGTACAACCTTGAGCCCGGCGTCACGCGTATTTTCCAGATCTGGGTCCTTCCCAGCCAGCGCGGTGAGCGTCCTGCTTGGGGCACCAAGTCCTTTCCCAAGCACAACCGTGCAGGGCACTTTGTGACGCTGGCCAGCGGTGAAAAGGGCGATGAAGACGCGCTACCTATCCGCGCCGATGCTCGTGTGCTGGGGGTCACGCTCAAGGCGGGACAGAGAGCCGAATACCAGTTCGCCGACGGTGACCGTTACGGCTACTTGGTGCTGTCCAAAGGCCGTGCCGATGTCAATGGCGTGATGCTGGATAACCGCGACGGCGCTGCCATCCATGGCGAACACACCATAGCTGTTGTCGCCAGCGAGGACACTGAGTTGGTGCTGGTTGATGCAATCGAATTGGTCTGA
- a CDS encoding hydrolase has product MSSKYTEVLTPQNSQLIFIDQQPQMAFGVQSIDRQVLKNNVAGLAKAAKVFNIPTTITTVETEGFSGHTYPELLSVFPENKILERTSMNSWDDQNVRDALAAGAAQGRKKIVVSGLWTEVCNLGFALSCMHDTDYEIYMVSDASGGTSLEAHERAMDRMVQAGVVPVTWQQVLLEWQRDWARKGTYDAVMNIVREHSGAYGMGVDYAYTMVHKAPERVQHGQRIGPNPAK; this is encoded by the coding sequence ATGTCCAGCAAGTACACCGAAGTTCTGACTCCCCAAAACAGCCAACTCATCTTCATTGACCAGCAGCCGCAAATGGCCTTCGGCGTTCAGTCCATCGACCGCCAGGTGTTGAAGAACAACGTCGCGGGCCTGGCCAAGGCAGCCAAGGTCTTCAACATTCCGACAACCATCACCACGGTGGAAACAGAAGGCTTCTCAGGCCATACCTATCCCGAACTGCTGAGCGTGTTCCCCGAAAACAAGATTCTGGAACGCACGTCGATGAACTCCTGGGACGACCAGAACGTGCGTGATGCTCTGGCTGCCGGCGCTGCGCAGGGTCGCAAGAAGATCGTGGTCTCGGGTCTGTGGACGGAGGTCTGCAACCTGGGCTTCGCCCTGTCGTGCATGCATGACACCGACTACGAAATCTACATGGTGTCTGACGCCTCGGGCGGCACATCGCTTGAAGCTCACGAGCGCGCCATGGATCGCATGGTGCAGGCCGGCGTGGTGCCCGTGACTTGGCAACAGGTGTTGCTGGAATGGCAGCGCGACTGGGCGCGCAAGGGCACTTACGACGCGGTGATGAACATCGTGCGCGAGCACTCGGGCGCCTACGGTATGGGCGTGGACTACGCCTACACCATGGTGCACAAGGCTCCTGAACGCGTGCAACACGGCCAACGCATCGGCCCCAACCCAGCTAAGTAA
- a CDS encoding DUF1427 family protein, whose amino-acid sequence MKLYILSLGTGLLVGIIYSLLNVRSPAPPLIALLGLLGMLVGEQLIPVGKKLLSGSAFSTACNETQATASVLGQLPGRQAADKSAAGPQA is encoded by the coding sequence ATGAAGCTCTATATCCTATCTCTTGGCACGGGCCTGCTGGTCGGCATCATCTATAGCCTGTTGAACGTGCGCTCGCCGGCTCCGCCACTCATCGCTTTGTTGGGACTGCTCGGAATGCTGGTGGGCGAACAGCTTATTCCAGTAGGCAAAAAACTACTGAGTGGTAGCGCCTTTAGCACTGCCTGCAACGAAACCCAGGCCACGGCATCCGTACTTGGGCAATTGCCTGGCCGGCAGGCCGCCGACAAATCGGCTGCAGGCCCGCAAGCGTAG
- a CDS encoding amidohydrolase, producing MSDPHPDAIFFNGQITTLDRSKPVASAVAVKAGRFVAVGDDQEVLALAGDKTRRIDLQRKSVLPGLFDNHTHVVRGGLNYNMELRWDGVRSLADALDMLKRQVAITPAPQWVRVVGGFTEHQFVEKRLPTLAEINAIAPDTPVFLLHLYDRALLNGAALRAVGYTKDTQSPPGGEIVRDAGGNPTGLLLAKPNATILYATLAKGPKLPLDYQVNSTRHFMRELNRLGVTGVIDAGGGFQNYPEDYEVIQKLADANQITVRLAYNLFTQKPKQEKEDFLNWTRSVKYKQGDDYFRHNGAGEMLVYSAADFEDFRVERPDMPPEMEGELEEVVRVLVQNKWPWRLHATYDETISRALDVFEKVNRDTPLTGINWFFDHAETISDKSIDRIAALGGGIAVQHRMAYQGEYFIERYGARAAEATPPVKRILEKGVKVSAGTDATRVASYNPWVSLSWMITGKTVGGTQMYPQRNLLDRETALRMWTENVAWFSNEEGRRGRISVGQLADFIVPSKDFFKVPEDEISFLTSHLTVVGGRVVYGEGEFAKHDGNPLPPAMPDWSPTRLFGGYAGWGDPEGAGKNSLNPARYRSMAAACGCGTSCGMHGHQHADAWASSVPASDPKSFFGALGCSCWMA from the coding sequence ATGTCCGATCCCCATCCTGACGCCATTTTTTTTAACGGCCAGATCACCACACTGGACCGTAGCAAGCCCGTGGCCAGCGCCGTGGCCGTCAAAGCCGGTCGCTTCGTCGCCGTCGGTGACGATCAGGAAGTCCTGGCGCTGGCGGGCGACAAGACCCGGCGCATCGACCTCCAGCGCAAAAGCGTACTGCCCGGTCTGTTCGACAATCACACCCACGTGGTGCGTGGCGGCCTGAACTACAACATGGAGCTGCGCTGGGACGGCGTGCGCTCGCTGGCCGATGCTCTGGACATGCTCAAGCGCCAGGTAGCCATTACCCCGGCGCCGCAATGGGTGCGCGTGGTGGGGGGCTTCACCGAGCACCAGTTCGTCGAGAAGCGTCTGCCTACGTTGGCAGAGATCAATGCGATTGCGCCCGATACGCCGGTGTTCCTGCTGCACCTGTACGACCGCGCACTGCTCAATGGTGCTGCGTTGCGCGCCGTGGGCTATACCAAGGACACACAGTCGCCTCCCGGAGGCGAGATCGTGCGCGATGCAGGCGGAAACCCCACTGGTCTGCTGCTGGCCAAGCCCAACGCCACTATTCTCTATGCGACCCTAGCCAAGGGGCCCAAGCTGCCGCTGGACTACCAGGTCAACTCCACGCGCCACTTCATGCGTGAGCTCAATCGCCTGGGCGTGACCGGCGTGATCGATGCGGGCGGGGGCTTCCAGAACTATCCCGAGGACTACGAGGTGATCCAGAAGCTGGCCGATGCCAACCAGATCACCGTGCGCCTGGCCTACAACCTGTTCACCCAGAAGCCCAAGCAGGAGAAAGAGGACTTCCTGAACTGGACCCGATCGGTCAAATACAAGCAAGGCGACGACTACTTCCGCCACAATGGTGCAGGTGAGATGCTGGTGTACTCGGCAGCCGACTTCGAGGACTTCCGCGTGGAACGCCCCGACATGCCTCCCGAAATGGAAGGCGAGCTCGAAGAGGTGGTTCGGGTGCTGGTGCAGAACAAGTGGCCCTGGCGCCTGCACGCGACCTATGACGAGACCATCTCGCGTGCACTTGATGTGTTCGAGAAGGTCAACCGCGACACGCCGCTGACGGGAATCAACTGGTTCTTCGATCATGCCGAGACCATCTCCGACAAGTCCATAGACCGCATCGCCGCGCTGGGCGGCGGCATTGCCGTGCAGCACCGCATGGCCTACCAGGGTGAGTACTTCATCGAACGCTACGGTGCCAGAGCTGCCGAAGCTACGCCGCCCGTCAAGCGCATTCTGGAAAAAGGCGTCAAGGTTTCGGCCGGTACCGACGCCACGCGTGTCGCCTCCTACAACCCCTGGGTGTCGCTGTCGTGGATGATCACCGGCAAGACAGTGGGTGGCACGCAGATGTACCCCCAGCGCAATCTGCTGGATCGCGAGACGGCCCTGCGCATGTGGACGGAAAACGTGGCCTGGTTCAGTAATGAGGAAGGTAGGCGCGGCCGCATTTCCGTGGGGCAACTGGCCGACTTCATCGTACCGAGCAAGGACTTCTTCAAGGTGCCCGAGGACGAAATCTCTTTCCTGACCTCGCACCTCACAGTGGTAGGAGGCCGCGTGGTCTATGGTGAGGGGGAGTTTGCAAAACATGACGGCAACCCGCTGCCACCTGCCATGCCGGACTGGTCGCCCACGCGACTGTTCGGCGGTTATGCAGGCTGGGGGGATCCTGAAGGTGCGGGCAAAAATTCACTCAACCCGGCCCGCTACCGGAGCATGGCTGCAGCCTGCGGCTGCGGTACGAGCTGCGGCATGCACGGACACCAACATGCCGATGCCTGGGCGTCGAGCGTGCCGGCCTCCGACCCGAAGAGCTTCTTCGGCGCGCTGGGCTGCTCTTGCTGGATGGCTTGA
- a CDS encoding DoxX family protein, translating into MARPVFGGAAMRWIACLGLCAAYLQGGLVKLTDFPGAIGEMEHFGLAPAPLFAVLVIALELGASVLILIGRLRWLGALALGGFTLLATLLALRFWELPAGQERFMAANSFFEHLGLVGGFLLVAWLDLQGKEKEAL; encoded by the coding sequence ATGGCGCGCCCCGTCTTCGGCGGCGCTGCCATGCGCTGGATTGCCTGCCTGGGCCTGTGCGCAGCCTATCTGCAGGGCGGGCTGGTCAAGCTCACCGACTTCCCGGGCGCCATCGGCGAGATGGAGCATTTCGGCCTGGCGCCGGCGCCCTTGTTCGCGGTGCTGGTGATAGCGCTGGAGCTGGGGGCTTCGGTGCTGATCCTCATCGGGCGGCTGCGCTGGCTGGGTGCACTGGCCCTGGGCGGCTTCACCTTGCTGGCCACGCTGCTGGCGCTGCGCTTCTGGGAGCTGCCTGCGGGCCAGGAGCGCTTCATGGCGGCCAATTCCTTTTTCGAGCATCTGGGCCTGGTCGGTGGTTTTCTGCTGGTAGCCTGGCTGGATCTGCAGGGCAAGGAGAAGGAGGCTTTATGA
- a CDS encoding YoaK family protein — protein sequence MTAANNASPVAGPAPGLWAQCRAPVLLTIVGGAIDTIGFIALLGFFTAHVTGNLVLAGAAFVKGGAGLWIKLGAIPLFIATVMVTKTWIDHCRQSHVTLGWLFVAEAVFLTGFMSAGLHFDPFRDPGASTLALTGGLGLMALAIRNTASKTLTKHISPSTMMTGNTTQFGIDLSNYVRQPSSENRQAVFKSGSIIVGFVTGAFLGAVLYMYIGFWSVLPFMLAVLYLSSLSFRRQFI from the coding sequence ATGACGGCTGCCAACAACGCATCTCCGGTTGCCGGGCCTGCCCCGGGGCTTTGGGCGCAGTGCCGCGCGCCCGTGCTGCTCACCATCGTGGGCGGCGCCATAGATACGATTGGCTTCATTGCGCTGCTGGGTTTCTTCACGGCCCATGTGACCGGCAACCTGGTGCTGGCCGGTGCGGCATTCGTCAAGGGCGGTGCGGGCCTGTGGATCAAGCTGGGTGCGATCCCGCTGTTCATCGCGACGGTCATGGTCACCAAGACTTGGATCGACCATTGCCGGCAGTCCCATGTGACGCTGGGTTGGCTGTTCGTGGCCGAGGCCGTGTTCCTTACCGGCTTCATGAGCGCTGGCTTGCATTTTGATCCGTTCCGCGATCCTGGTGCCAGCACGCTCGCTTTGACCGGTGGCCTGGGCCTGATGGCGCTTGCCATACGCAATACGGCCAGCAAGACGCTGACCAAGCACATCAGTCCCAGCACCATGATGACGGGCAATACCACGCAATTCGGCATCGACCTGTCCAACTACGTGCGCCAGCCCAGCAGCGAAAACCGGCAGGCAGTCTTCAAGAGCGGCAGCATCATCGTCGGCTTTGTCACGGGCGCCTTCCTGGGGGCAGTGCTCTATATGTACATCGGGTTTTGGAGCGTGCTGCCCTTCATGCTGGCTGTGCTGTATCTGTCCAGCTTGTCCTTTCGCCGGCAATTTATCTGA
- a CDS encoding TMEM175 family protein produces MNKSRLESFSDGVISVSLTLMLYQIQLPAEFTWSGLWKEAHNFFGYVLSFIYVGIYWNNHHHLFQMVRGINGRIMWANLHLLFWLTMIPITTTWAGKSGLLALPTALYAGVLFMCALSYWMLERVIIISEGKDSVLASTLGRDLKGKISLPIYALAIVVSFYSTVAAFSIFTAMAVLWFLPDSRIEKYLTQNDGK; encoded by the coding sequence ATGAACAAGAGCCGCCTGGAATCCTTTAGCGACGGGGTCATATCGGTAAGCCTGACGCTGATGCTCTACCAGATCCAGCTGCCGGCTGAGTTCACCTGGAGCGGGCTGTGGAAGGAGGCGCACAACTTCTTCGGCTATGTGCTCAGCTTCATCTATGTCGGCATCTACTGGAACAATCACCATCACCTGTTCCAGATGGTGCGCGGCATCAACGGCAGGATCATGTGGGCCAACCTTCACCTGCTGTTCTGGCTGACGATGATCCCCATCACCACTACTTGGGCCGGTAAGTCCGGGCTGTTGGCGTTGCCCACTGCGCTTTACGCAGGGGTGCTATTCATGTGCGCGCTCTCATACTGGATGCTGGAGAGGGTCATCATCATCTCGGAGGGCAAGGACTCTGTGCTCGCGAGCACCCTCGGCCGGGACTTGAAGGGGAAGATTTCCCTTCCCATATACGCCCTGGCCATCGTCGTCAGTTTCTACAGCACCGTGGCCGCCTTTTCAATTTTCACGGCTATGGCCGTACTCTGGTTCCTGCCCGACTCGCGCATTGAAAAATACCTGACGCAGAATGATGGCAAGTAG
- a CDS encoding CidA/LrgA family protein: protein MQALQGVTWLLVLQLTGEALAHLFNLPFPGPVVGMLLLVISLRFQVVREPVHAAASYLLSHLSLLFVPVGVGVITHLDLLRDYGLKLMLVIALSTWAGMAVTVLLVRALMRDQLETKKEDSTDA, encoded by the coding sequence ATGCAAGCATTGCAAGGTGTGACTTGGCTGCTTGTATTGCAGCTTACCGGCGAAGCTCTGGCCCATCTATTCAACCTGCCATTCCCTGGCCCGGTGGTAGGCATGCTGCTTCTAGTGATATCGCTACGCTTTCAGGTAGTGCGTGAACCGGTGCATGCGGCGGCCAGCTATTTGCTATCGCATCTGTCGCTGCTGTTTGTACCCGTGGGCGTAGGCGTCATTACCCATCTAGATCTGCTCCGTGACTATGGACTCAAGCTGATGCTGGTCATTGCCTTGTCCACCTGGGCAGGAATGGCCGTCACAGTGCTGCTGGTACGGGCCTTGATGCGCGACCAGCTCGAGACCAAGAAGGAGGACTCTACCGATGCCTGA
- a CDS encoding LrgB family protein, with amino-acid sequence MPDFVQLWVYLSSAPLFGLTATLAVYVMAHGLYVHSGQSPWANPVLWSVVVLGSALMLTQVPYPTYFAGAQFIHFLLGPAVVALGFPLWERREDLLRNWGRFLIAALAGGTTAALVAVCLGWAVGLPSEVLLSLAPKSVTAPVAMGVAEKIGGVPALAAVFAVLTGLVGALSARALFRILGVGTSNVDWVARGFGLGTVSHGIGAARALQVNADAGAYAGLALSLQVLLAALLMPLVARWL; translated from the coding sequence ATGCCTGATTTTGTCCAGCTCTGGGTCTATCTCTCGTCGGCACCGCTGTTTGGGCTGACTGCGACACTAGCCGTCTATGTGATGGCGCACGGACTGTACGTACACTCTGGTCAATCACCCTGGGCCAATCCAGTGCTGTGGTCTGTCGTGGTGCTGGGCTCGGCGCTGATGCTCACGCAGGTGCCGTATCCCACTTACTTTGCGGGCGCGCAGTTCATTCACTTTCTGCTGGGGCCTGCAGTCGTGGCATTGGGATTCCCTTTGTGGGAGCGACGTGAAGACTTGTTGCGCAACTGGGGGCGCTTTCTGATCGCAGCACTGGCAGGAGGAACTACGGCGGCCCTGGTTGCGGTGTGCTTGGGTTGGGCAGTGGGTCTGCCGAGTGAGGTTCTGCTTTCTTTGGCACCAAAGTCCGTCACGGCTCCGGTAGCTATGGGCGTGGCGGAAAAGATTGGTGGCGTTCCTGCTCTGGCGGCCGTGTTCGCAGTTTTGACGGGTTTGGTCGGAGCTTTGTCTGCCCGAGCTCTATTCCGAATCCTGGGCGTTGGAACTAGCAATGTGGATTGGGTCGCTCGTGGCTTTGGATTGGGTACGGTGTCGCATGGTATCGGTGCAGCACGAGCACTTCAGGTGAACGCAGACGCCGGTGCATACGCGGGCTTGGCATTGAGCTTGCAAGTGCTGCTCGCCGCGCTGCTGATGCCACTAGTTGCGCGGTGGCTCTAG